The DNA sequence CCCACCTTCTCAAGCTTCTCGAACGCCTCCATCGCCGACGCTCCTTTATTCGCCTCTCCGATcatctccatttctctctctctctcttcttcgtcTCTCTGGATTCCTGATTTGCTGGTTGctgatttcaaattttcaaatacttCAAATGACAAAAGAGGAGGGCAGAGCGTCTAAGTTATATATACGTTGAAGGGAAGGGTATTGACGGAAATTTCGTATCGGTTTGCACAACGGGCAACCcctttttgaaattcaaaattttccgaGGCACATACCCTTTTCTTGCCGTTCCGGGGTTTCTCCCAGTTTCCTGCCAATTTGGACTCTCTACACCACAAAGCCCAATTCGGCGGCCCATCAAACACAAAAGAATCTTCCACTCCGCTCGCCTGATTTTAGTGAAATTTCTCCAATGCACATCAAAAGTGCACTGTGCATTACTACAAGAGCCATTAGATTTCGCTTGGTCAAATGTGTAATTTAGATGTGCACTAGAGAAAAGTCTCTAATTTTAGTTTTCCAACTTGTCAATGGATACAGCAACACAACATTATAATAGCCTTACACATTTCAACACAATCAGTCTCGTATTTGGTCTAATAATTCTCATACCAAAACTATactttatataaattataatttgtatGGTTAATGCCTTGACAGATCAATTAAAGATCGTTTtgtaatgtatttttttttggtcgattTATTCCCTAAACTAGTAACAGCTTGTATTTCAGCCAATTACCCCTTTTAAGCATTTGAATAATAGTTACTTGCCTCCCCATGTTGGATCTTACTAACCCTGCTGGTGATTAAAACTTCAGTCAATAAATCCGAGTTCGGGTTGATCCGATCAGTACACTTTGAGAAGACTTAACACTGCAATTATAACGCCATTTGAGAACATGGGGAATCAAACACGTGGATAAATGGAAATTACAACTTCAATTAGACCAGAGCAAAACGTTTCCAGAAACATCCCAAAAGCCAGCTTTCTATTGCAAAATCTCGAGGCCGTTCCCATACATTTGAAAACCATACCCAACCCTGTTGTTACTCcctcattttttttcctctcgTACTGATGAGAAGGGGAGAAAAATCTCAAAAAGACAATATGCCCAAACAAAATACAGAGGCCGGTACCAAACGCTGTAGAATTGATCAATTGATCGCTTAACGAGCTTTCACTAATTCAATATCATATTCCAGCCATGAGTTTGGTGGTATACCTGCACCATCTCCTCTACTCCCATAGCTGCAAGCATGTACAGCAAGTcagaaaccaaaaaagaaaaaagcagaGAAGGAAATCAGTTGGCTAAATTTTAATAACATACGCCAATGACGGGGGTATAACAAGTCTTCTTTTTTCACCAACTCGCATACCTGAGAATCATGCACATACATCACAAGAGTCTTGAAATAATAAGGAAAGCAATATAATCAAAACGTCAAaaacttatttataaaatatagaTGAAATTTTAGTAGCCATTACCGTCAATGCCAACATCCCAACCATCTATAACTTCCCCTTTGCCTGCAAGAAGCAACAAATGTAAATACAAAAGCAGAAACAATGTTTTGGTAAAATATTAGTTTATCTCATTTGGTGATACCTAAGCGAAACCTGTAAGGAGCACTGCTGTCAGTTGAGTCCATTACCTTGCCGTTCTCTTTCAACTTGCCAACATAGTGAACACTTATCTGAAACAGAAACTACTACAATCAACATAGCTCCATTAATCTTTTACTTTAACTTGCTCTAGAAGAAAGTTTCAGACTAAGAATAATTCAGCTAAGCTACCATTATCCATTGGAGGGTCACatccaaatatttattttagaaAAGCATCAATATCAAATAGATCAAATACAAATTCAGAAAGACTAGCCTTTTTCCCCGATGTGGCAACTTTGCCATCTGGTTTTCCAGCTTCTAACTCCTCAATTCTTAATCCACTTGGGAAGGTCTTAACTTGAGATGACTTGGCATTAGCATTATCTTCTGCTGACAAGAGAGGCACATCTGTGTTCCCAGCTACCTCATGTGCTTCGGTtttacttttcttcttcttctttttaacTTTCTTTTCATCAGATTGACCATCAACAAATCTACCAGAATCATGGCCAGAATTCCTGGAAAAATGGACATACAGATTTTATACTCAATCAAGGGAACTATAATAAAATCGCACACAACCAGACATGGCCTAAAAATCGCATAGATATTGGAATTGGGTGAGGGAGAGAAATTTTTAACTTCCTGATAGAAGATAATAATAGACAATACATTTGATCAATGGAACCGCTTACTAAAGTTTACACTCCATTTCAATGGACATGTCCTTTCATGCTATTCCCAAGACTGAGGTGGAGTCAAGGGGGCAAAAAGTATATCTTGTGACACAGAGACAAACGTGAGGTAAAAATAACTCACCCATCCTTGGCTGACTGCTGATTTTGCTCACTCCTCACAGGTAGATCTGGGCAGATGCCACCCCTTGCCTCATCCTGCTGCCCTTTATCCTCTTTAACAACATCATCAAGGTTAGTGCAGACAACCTCCAATATTTTCCCCTCCACAcgcttcttccttttcttctttggcctttcaccattttcaaggTTGACCTCTATTGAAGGCTTTGACAAATCATCTGGCCCCTCAGGTACACTGCTTGAGTACatcaataataaaacaaaaatcaaaaccaaTAAACATCATTGTCAGTAAATTCTCCatccataaaaataatatgcacACTCAAGTATCATGATTGAGAATGTATTTATTCGAGGCAAAAGAACTCACATATGTTTGGCCACCTTCTGTTCTTGTCCATCCATAACGCACAAAATTTGGGTCTGAATTTGGGCTCTAGTGTCATCTTTCTGGGCTTCGTCCACCTTTTCAAGTGCTTTATCCTTTGGCCGTTCTTTCCATTTTTTCTTCAGCTTTCCACCATTTTCAAGGTTGACCTCTGTTGAAGGCTTTGGGAAATCATCTGGCCCTTCAGGTGCACTGCTTGAGCACACCAATAatatagcaaaaataaaaaccaacaaaTATCATTGTCTGTAAATTCTCCAACTTTAAACAATAGTATGTACACTTAAGTATCATGAGGTAAGAATGTAATTATACGGGGACAAAGGAAGCAAAAAGAACTCACATATGGTTGGCCACTATCTGTTCTTGTCCATCCTCCACACACAAGTTTTGGATCCTATTTTTGGCTCTGGTGTCATCTTTCTGGGGTTTTTCATCCTCCTTTTCAAGGATACCAGCTTTAAGTGCTTTATCTTCTGGCCgctctttcctttttttcttcagttttcCATCATTTTCAAGGTTGACCTCTGTTGAAGGCTTTGAAAAATCATCTGGCCCTTCAAGTGCGCTGCTTGAGCACACCAATAATATAAcgaaaatcaaaaccaacaaACATCATTGTCTGTAAATTCTCCTACTTTAAAGAATAGTATGCACACTTAAGATTCATGATTCAGAATGTACTTATTCAAGGAAAATGAAGCAAAAAGAACTCACATATGATTGGCCACCTTCTGTTCTTGTCCATCCTCCACACACAAATTTTGGGTCCTATTTTCAACTTTGGTGTCATCATTTTGGGCTTCGTCCTCTTTTTCACGAAAACCAGATTCAAATGCTTTATCATCCAGCcgttctttcctttttttctttggtgTTCCACCAATTTCAAGGCCTTCTTCAGAAGAAGGTAGGAAGGTATCTACTGGCTGGTCAAATTGCCTGCATTCCAATTTGGCAATCAAGATGACAAACAACAATAACTCAATTTGGTACAAGTACAATGAAAATATATTCAACTGATGGGAAGAGATCAATCTTTTTCACAAGCTTCCATGGTCTTATTAAGCAGTACAAATACCTTTTCAACTGACCATCTACATCCACATCATCACCATCGTTCATTGTTTCAGTAGCATTAAAGACACCATCCTCTGTTTCATTGCTAGTAGTGGTATCTGCGGCTCTCTTGTCAACTTTTTCTTCAACTTCCTCTGTTGTGTTTCTAGTACTGGATTTTGTCTTGTACAAAGAGGAAATTAGGCATCTGTCATCATCTTCACCCTCCACTTCGGACTCGCTCACTTGGTACATCTTCCGAAGTCGTCTTCGATGGCCCTTGCCATTATGAGGTTTATGCTCGTCCAAAAGCTCCTCTACACACCAGATAGATATATCTCAGAATAGTATTGCAAAAATTCACCAATGATTCATCTTCAAGAGGACATTAACTTGATATGAACTAAAGATGCAAGCCAAAAAACTGAACAAATGTGATGCAGAGACCAAAAAACTGGTGACATACACTACTGAACACGGAGTAGATGAACATGAGCAGGTTGTCTACAACAAGCACCAAAACGATGATTTAAGTTACGTAAAAAAAAACTAGGACTCTTAATTATAGGAGCTTGTACTTGACTGggctttatttattttcagctgACTCCTGTATCAGGAGCTACTGCTAATGACCAAACTTTCACATCATGTATACTACATTTTGTGAGAGAAAAATTTAAAGCATATATTTGGTAGCCGTACCTTCACTATCAAGAACAGGAGAAGCTGGGAAGACTTCTGGGTCATCATCATTAATAAAACTATCTTCATACTTGTCTTCTTCACTATCAACAGACATCTTGGTTTCGGAATTAGCAATATCTTCCCCATAAGATTCTCTTGAAATCATAGTAAAGGGAAACTAAAGATAACCTCACATGAGACAAACGATGAAAAATGTCCATAACCAAAAGGGTTATGTAGCGTTGATCTTGGATAGAAAATATCCCCCCAAAAAGAAACTAGTCTCTTAGTCTCTTGGGTTCCCATTttttgcaaaagaaaaaaaaaagtgtcctACGGtttttttctctcctttcccATTAACTAATTAGATAGGTAGTGATGGAGTAAAAACAGAGAAATTTGACCAAAAGTATTAAGCACGGAAGAAACGATAATGGACTAAACAATAACCACACTAAACAAAAGGATACGAATTATCATCATCAAAATTGTGATGTTGGTGACGAGGAAGATAGTGGCCAGATAGGTGAACACTCCGAGGACCAAGAACTGAGAAGATGACTTCCTCACACTCTTCAAACTCCACATTTATTTGCAATGACTCAGCCTTCTCAGGAAACAAGGAGCATAGATAAACAGGACTCTTGTTTCCCACATTACACTGAAGTGTGCTTTTTTTCGTCGCAGTCCCATTCCCCAGTGTGGCCTGtgtatataaaattataaatactacATACGATACTGATCTAAACATTAAATCGGAACTAAATATCAGAACACATCAAAACATTAGAAACCAAGTTCAGATGACTCAATATTAGACCATATTCAATTTTCACATGCGTAAAAGCGGAAGTAAATTATAAATACAGTTAACCAaaagcagaaaaacaaaacctaacagagaaaaaaaaaactataaattgTAGGTCGCACAGCAATGCCCATTTTGGCTAAATTCTAcgcttaaaaaaataaaaaataaaaaataaaaaaaaagaagaagaagaatcacaaagcaaagaagaatAAGGGGTCGTTGTGATAAGAAGCACTACCATTGAAACGTGAAGGCGTCCTTTCAAGCCATCAAATATGTGAGTGAAAGGATTTCCGGGTTTCACTTCGACTCCTGTAATAATCAATGAATAAACAACACACTTGACAATAACAACTCAGTCGACCTCCACTTGGTTGCTCCGAAAAGCCAAGCAGAAGATATAACGAAAACTTCAAAACTTAACtactaaaatataaaattccATTCATTTTTAAACAGAAAACCCAAATAAGTAAATTCAAACAGTTGATCATCGTCGATCATTTTCAATTTACAAGGGAAGAGAAACTGACCCCAGAAAGCCATTTTGTTTGGGAGAGACTGATATCTACAGCCCTAGAGAAAAAGGCCCGGATTGcttgctcctcctcctcccctaAACCCTGCTGAGAAATTAAAAGAGAGAACCTAGAACAATCCTTTTAAATACAGAGACGGCGGCTGCAAGCCTGCGGTCTGACTTTTTATTGACGTGGCAATCCCTAATAGGAGGTTACCTTGATAGCGTTGGTGATGGTAGCCTCCCCCAGCGCCGGGCGGGAAAAGAGGAAATTTTTCACTAATACATTGGTAATAAAATGAGTGCATTAAATGGTGGAGTATACTCACCATCctatttatcaccgttagatgagtttgaatattGAGATTTGTGTTTATCTATTACACGAATCtcgaaatttaaatttatttaactgTGATAACTAgggtggtgagcatacaccacactaaatggtggtgagcaaaaatgctccctaaTAAAATAGGAACAAATTAAAAGAGAGCATATGAATGTtccaaaataattaaataattaaattaaatatacatTTATACACACACTTacttttgtcaaacgatagttTTGTTAGAGAGATGTTAACTTCATCTTTGTTTGCTCTAGAAAAAGATAGTTAGAAGTCAAATGACTCTATCACATCATATATAACATCTTCGTTAGAAAACACCTTGATAACTTTTAGTCCTATTTGGCTTACTTTACTAGCCATCCTCAGACCACCAATGACGGACGATAAGGGAGTCCATCACGTGAAAGTACCATAACCAAGGAGGGAGGGGGCGTTGAAGCCCATTAGAAGTGTCTTACTCTCGAGTTGGCAAGTGCAGCTGGCAAATGAGCTACTTGATGGGGCAAATTCTCCATACCTTGCTGAGATAAGGACTATTGATGGCCTCTAAAAGCACCTTAGAATCACCCTCGATCGTAATAATGCTGGAAGTTTTTTGTTGAAGCAAGTTTCGTCACTGTTAACACTGCTTCAACTTCAACCTCTTCAATTAAAGCCCTCTTCAAGAAACTGGACTCACCACAAATGAGTTCACCTCTAGAATTTCAAATAACAACTCCCACTCGCTTCTGTCGTAGAAGAGTTCCAAGCCCCATTAATGCTAACATTTAAGTTCATGTCTATTGGAAGGATTCACCTATGATTAGAATGATCCTCTTGACTACCAATTGATGGAAGCCTATGCAAATATCTGTTATCTCAATGTACAGATTGTTGCACCTTGCTACGACAGAGATAGGGTTGGGAGCCAACATCTTGAAAACTGCATGACATTGCTCTTTCAAAATTTCCCAGCACATCACCCTTAATATAAACCTAGATAGAATCCCATAAAGATGCAGATCCCATCGTAGCCATGCTTAGAAGCCAGGGATCAAGATAGGTAATTGCTTGACTATTAGGGCGATAACATAAGTGAGAGTCGCACC is a window from the Malus domestica chromosome 16, GDT2T_hap1 genome containing:
- the LOC103443123 gene encoding peptidyl-prolyl cis-trans isomerase FKBP43 isoform X4; its protein translation is MAFWGVEVKPGNPFTHIFDGLKGRLHVSMATLGNGTATKKSTLQCNVGNKSPVYLCSLFPEKAESLQINVEFEECEEVIFSVLGPRSVHLSGHYLPRHQHHNFDDDNSESYGEDIANSETKMSVDSEEDKYEDSFINDDDPEVFPASPVLDSEEELLDEHKPHNGKGHRRRLRKMYQVSESEVEGEDDDRCLISSLYKTKSSTRNTTEEVEEKVDKRAADTTTSNETEDGVFNATETMNDGDDVDVDGQLKRQFDQPVDTFLPSSEEGLEIGGTPKKKRKERLDDKAFESGFREKEDEAQNDDTKVENRTQNLCVEDGQEQKVANHIALEGPDDFSKPSTEVNLENDGKLKKKRKERPEDKALKAGILEKEDEKPQKDDTRAKNRIQNLCVEDGQEQIVANHIAPEGPDDFPKPSTEVNLENGGKLKKKWKERPKDKALEKVDEAQKDDTRAQIQTQILCVMDGQEQKVAKHIVPEGPDDLSKPSIEVNLENGERPKKKRKKRVEGKILEVVCTNLDDVVKEDKGQQDEARGGICPDLPVRSEQNQQSAKDGNSGHDSGRFVDGQSDEKKVKKKKKKSKTEAHEVAGNTDVPLLSAEDNANAKSSQVKTFPSGLRIEELEAGKPDGKVATSGKKISVHYVGKLKENGKVMDSTDSSAPYRFRLGKGEVIDGWDVGIDGMRVGEKRRLVIPPSLAYGSRGDGAGIPPNSWLEYDIELVKAR
- the LOC103443123 gene encoding peptidyl-prolyl cis-trans isomerase FKBP43 isoform X1; translated protein: MAFWGVEVKPGNPFTHIFDGLKGRLHVSMATLGNGTATKKSTLQCNVGNKSPVYLCSLFPEKAESLQINVEFEECEEVIFSVLGPRSVHLSGHYLPRHQHHNFDDDNSESYGEDIANSETKMSVDSEEDKYEDSFINDDDPEVFPASPVLDSEEELLDEHKPHNGKGHRRRLRKMYQVSESEVEGEDDDRCLISSLYKTKSSTRNTTEEVEEKVDKRAADTTTSNETEDGVFNATETMNDGDDVDVDGQLKRQFDQPVDTFLPSSEEGLEIGGTPKKKRKERLDDKAFESGFREKEDEAQNDDTKVENRTQNLCVEDGQEQKVANHISALEGPDDFSKPSTEVNLENDGKLKKKRKERPEDKALKAGILEKEDEKPQKDDTRAKNRIQNLCVEDGQEQIVANHIAPEGPDDFPKPSTEVNLENGGKLKKKWKERPKDKALEKVDEAQKDDTRAQIQTQILCVMDGQEQKVAKHISVPEGPDDLSKPSIEVNLENGERPKKKRKKRVEGKILEVVCTNLDDVVKEDKGQQDEARGGICPDLPVRSEQNQQSAKDGNSGHDSGRFVDGQSDEKKVKKKKKKSKTEAHEVAGNTDVPLLSAEDNANAKSSQVKTFPSGLRIEELEAGKPDGKVATSGKKISVHYVGKLKENGKVMDSTDSSAPYRFRLGKGEVIDGWDVGIDGMRVGEKRRLVIPPSLAYGSRGDGAGIPPNSWLEYDIELVKAR
- the LOC103443123 gene encoding peptidyl-prolyl cis-trans isomerase FKBP43 isoform X2, coding for MAFWGVEVKPGNPFTHIFDGLKGRLHVSMATLGNGTATKKSTLQCNVGNKSPVYLCSLFPEKAESLQINVEFEECEEVIFSVLGPRSVHLSGHYLPRHQHHNFDDDNSESYGEDIANSETKMSVDSEEDKYEDSFINDDDPEVFPASPVLDSEEELLDEHKPHNGKGHRRRLRKMYQVSESEVEGEDDDRCLISSLYKTKSSTRNTTEEVEEKVDKRAADTTTSNETEDGVFNATETMNDGDDVDVDGQLKRQFDQPVDTFLPSSEEGLEIGGTPKKKRKERLDDKAFESGFREKEDEAQNDDTKVENRTQNLCVEDGQEQKVANHISALEGPDDFSKPSTEVNLENDGKLKKKRKERPEDKALKAGILEKEDEKPQKDDTRAKNRIQNLCVEDGQEQIVANHIAPEGPDDFPKPSTEVNLENGGKLKKKWKERPKDKALEKVDEAQKDDTRAQIQTQILCVMDGQEQKVAKHIVPEGPDDLSKPSIEVNLENGERPKKKRKKRVEGKILEVVCTNLDDVVKEDKGQQDEARGGICPDLPVRSEQNQQSAKDGNSGHDSGRFVDGQSDEKKVKKKKKKSKTEAHEVAGNTDVPLLSAEDNANAKSSQVKTFPSGLRIEELEAGKPDGKVATSGKKISVHYVGKLKENGKVMDSTDSSAPYRFRLGKGEVIDGWDVGIDGMRVGEKRRLVIPPSLAYGSRGDGAGIPPNSWLEYDIELVKAR
- the LOC103443123 gene encoding peptidyl-prolyl cis-trans isomerase FKBP43 isoform X3 produces the protein MAFWGVEVKPGNPFTHIFDGLKGRLHVSMATLGNGTATKKSTLQCNVGNKSPVYLCSLFPEKAESLQINVEFEECEEVIFSVLGPRSVHLSGHYLPRHQHHNFDDDNSESYGEDIANSETKMSVDSEEDKYEDSFINDDDPEVFPASPVLDSEEELLDEHKPHNGKGHRRRLRKMYQVSESEVEGEDDDRCLISSLYKTKSSTRNTTEEVEEKVDKRAADTTTSNETEDGVFNATETMNDGDDVDVDGQLKRQFDQPVDTFLPSSEEGLEIGGTPKKKRKERLDDKAFESGFREKEDEAQNDDTKVENRTQNLCVEDGQEQKVANHIALEGPDDFSKPSTEVNLENDGKLKKKRKERPEDKALKAGILEKEDEKPQKDDTRAKNRIQNLCVEDGQEQIVANHIAPEGPDDFPKPSTEVNLENGGKLKKKWKERPKDKALEKVDEAQKDDTRAQIQTQILCVMDGQEQKVAKHISVPEGPDDLSKPSIEVNLENGERPKKKRKKRVEGKILEVVCTNLDDVVKEDKGQQDEARGGICPDLPVRSEQNQQSAKDGNSGHDSGRFVDGQSDEKKVKKKKKKSKTEAHEVAGNTDVPLLSAEDNANAKSSQVKTFPSGLRIEELEAGKPDGKVATSGKKISVHYVGKLKENGKVMDSTDSSAPYRFRLGKGEVIDGWDVGIDGMRVGEKRRLVIPPSLAYGSRGDGAGIPPNSWLEYDIELVKAR